In a single window of the Bradyrhizobium erythrophlei genome:
- the rpsO gene encoding 30S ribosomal protein S15, which produces MSITAERKAEVIKTNANKAGDTGSPEVQVAILSERINNLTGHFKSHVKDNHSRRGLLKMVATRRSLLDYIKRKDEARYKALLEKHNIRR; this is translated from the coding sequence ATGTCGATTACCGCCGAACGTAAAGCGGAAGTCATCAAGACGAATGCCAACAAGGCCGGCGACACCGGCTCGCCCGAGGTTCAGGTCGCGATCCTGTCGGAACGCATCAACAACCTCACCGGGCATTTCAAATCCCACGTGAAGGACAATCATTCGCGTCGCGGGCTTTTGAAAATGGTCGCCACACGCCGTTCTCTCCTTGATTACATCAAGAGGAAGGACGAGGCGCGCTACAAGGCGCTGCTCGAAAAGCATAATATTCGTCGTTGA
- a CDS encoding LysR substrate-binding domain-containing protein, which translates to MITLRQLRYLSALAKHGHFGRAAEACAVTQPALSMQIRDLERTLGVAVVERRPGDAMLTDVGREIARRGEDVLSASRDLVDFARHRSGLLTGRLMLGVIPSLAPYLLPRILPALQTRFPELRLDLRETQTRQLVEEIKNGALDAAMLALPLGEPDIDTIALFEDLFLLAVPSSDPRRETTRIAAGDIDQSRLILLEDGHCLRDQALAFCATAARGRTASAGGTAFGASSLTTVIQMVANGYGVTLIPQIAADVERRDDRVKFLRLENPQPGRSIGLAFRRTSPRKADFAALGEVVKEMMGVSPVNTANRKRG; encoded by the coding sequence ATGATTACGCTCCGACAGCTTCGTTATCTATCGGCGCTCGCCAAGCACGGCCATTTCGGCCGCGCGGCCGAGGCCTGCGCCGTGACCCAGCCCGCATTGTCGATGCAGATTCGCGATCTCGAGCGCACGCTCGGCGTCGCGGTGGTGGAGCGGCGGCCGGGCGACGCGATGCTGACCGATGTCGGGCGCGAGATCGCGCGGCGCGGCGAGGATGTGCTGTCGGCGTCGCGCGATCTGGTCGATTTCGCCCGCCATCGCAGCGGCCTGCTGACGGGGCGGCTGATGCTGGGGGTGATTCCCTCGCTGGCGCCCTATCTGCTGCCGCGGATTCTCCCCGCCCTGCAAACCCGGTTTCCGGAATTGCGGCTCGATCTGCGGGAAACCCAGACCAGACAACTGGTCGAGGAGATCAAGAACGGCGCGCTCGACGCCGCGATGCTGGCGTTGCCGCTCGGCGAGCCCGACATCGACACCATCGCCTTGTTCGAGGACCTGTTTCTGCTCGCGGTGCCGTCCAGCGATCCGCGCCGCGAGACGACGCGGATTGCCGCCGGCGATATCGATCAAAGCCGCCTGATCCTGCTCGAAGACGGACACTGCCTGCGCGACCAGGCGCTGGCGTTTTGCGCCACCGCCGCGCGCGGCCGTACCGCGAGCGCCGGTGGCACGGCGTTCGGCGCCAGCAGCCTGACCACCGTGATCCAGATGGTTGCCAACGGCTATGGCGTGACGCTGATTCCGCAGATCGCCGCCGACGTCGAGCGACGCGATGACCGGGTGAAATTCCTGCGCCTGGAGAATCCGCAGCCCGGCCGCAGCATCGGGCTTGCGTTCCGCCGCACCTCGCCGCGCAAGGCGGATTTTGCCGCGCTGGGGGAGGTGGTGAAAGAGATGATGGGTGTGTCGCCGGTGAACACGGCAAACAGGAAGCGGGGGTGA
- the infB gene encoding translation initiation factor IF-2, producing MVDTKTPGDKTLSVPTKTLTLKPRVETGTVRQSFSHGRTKQVVVEKRGKRRVGGDAPATESHAPEPTVAKAAPVKAPLARPAAPPRSNSGVVLRTLTEDERSARASALADAKVRDIEERRLAEEEAKRRNSKEGIEQAEREAAEARRKAEEERHRQDEEAKRKAELEAKKRFGEAEAKAAAATARAAPVPAARAPGVAADISDEDEGPRQVRRGPGGVARPVTPPKTTAKPAPQKQRGRLTLVTALNADDVRERSIASFRRRTQRLKGHASNEPKEKLVREVIIPEAINIQELANRMAERAVDVIRLLMKQGAMHKITDVIDADTAQLIAEELGHTVKRVAASDVEEGLFDIVDDSSDTEPRSPVVTVMGHVDHGKTSLLDALRHANVVSGEAGGITQHIGAYQVTSPESGKKITFIDTPGHAAFTAMRARGAKVTDIVVLVVAADDGVMPQTVEAINHAKAAKVPMIVAINKIDKPDARPERVRTELLQYEVQVESMGGDVVDVEVSAKNKTNLDKLLEMIALQAELLDLKTNVSRPAEGTVIEAKLDRGRGPVATVLVQRGTLRVGDIIVAGAEMGRVRALINDQGVTIDDAGPSVPVEVLGFNGPPEAGDRLAVVENEARAREVTSYRAHQKRENAAASISGMRGSLEQMMSQLKTSGRKDFPLIIKADVQGSLEAILGSLEKLGTDEVAARILHAGVGGISESDVTLAEGFNAAIIGFNVRAHKEAAAAAKRNGIEIRYYNIIYDLVDDVKKAMSGLLAPTLRETMLGNALILEVFNISKVGKVAGCRVTDGTVERGANVRLIRDNVVVHEGKLSTLKRFKDEVKEVASGQECGMAFENYGDMRAGDVIECYRVETIQRSL from the coding sequence ATGGTCGATACGAAAACTCCTGGCGACAAGACACTCAGTGTCCCGACCAAGACCTTGACGCTCAAGCCGCGCGTCGAGACGGGCACCGTGCGCCAGAGCTTCAGCCATGGCCGGACCAAGCAGGTGGTGGTCGAAAAGCGCGGCAAACGCCGCGTCGGCGGCGACGCGCCTGCAACCGAAAGCCATGCGCCGGAGCCGACTGTTGCCAAGGCGGCGCCGGTCAAGGCCCCGCTCGCCCGTCCCGCGGCTCCGCCGCGCAGCAATTCGGGCGTGGTACTGCGCACGCTGACCGAGGATGAGCGTTCCGCCCGCGCCAGCGCACTCGCCGACGCGAAAGTCCGCGACATCGAGGAACGGCGTCTGGCGGAAGAAGAAGCCAAACGCCGCAACAGCAAGGAAGGCATCGAGCAGGCCGAGCGCGAAGCCGCCGAGGCCCGCCGCAAGGCCGAAGAAGAACGTCATCGCCAGGACGAGGAAGCCAAACGCAAGGCCGAACTCGAAGCCAAGAAGCGTTTTGGCGAAGCCGAAGCCAAGGCTGCTGCGGCCACGGCGCGCGCCGCCCCGGTGCCTGCCGCACGCGCGCCCGGAGTCGCCGCCGACATCAGCGACGAGGATGAAGGTCCGCGTCAGGTCCGCCGCGGTCCCGGCGGCGTTGCCCGCCCGGTCACGCCCCCGAAGACCACCGCCAAGCCGGCGCCGCAGAAGCAGCGCGGACGCCTGACGCTGGTCACCGCGCTCAATGCCGATGACGTGCGCGAACGCTCGATCGCCTCGTTCCGCCGCCGCACCCAGCGCCTCAAGGGACATGCGTCGAACGAGCCGAAGGAAAAGCTGGTTCGCGAGGTGATCATCCCGGAAGCCATCAATATCCAGGAACTCGCCAACCGCATGGCCGAGCGCGCCGTCGACGTGATCCGGCTTTTGATGAAGCAAGGCGCGATGCACAAGATCACCGATGTGATCGATGCCGACACCGCGCAGTTGATCGCCGAGGAACTCGGCCACACCGTCAAGCGCGTGGCCGCATCCGACGTCGAGGAGGGTCTGTTCGATATCGTCGACGATTCCTCCGACACCGAACCGCGTTCGCCTGTGGTGACCGTGATGGGCCACGTCGACCACGGCAAGACCTCGCTGCTCGACGCGCTTCGCCATGCCAACGTGGTGTCCGGCGAGGCCGGCGGCATCACCCAGCACATCGGCGCCTATCAGGTGACCTCGCCGGAGAGTGGCAAGAAGATCACCTTCATCGACACCCCCGGCCACGCCGCGTTTACCGCGATGCGCGCACGCGGCGCCAAGGTGACCGATATCGTGGTTCTGGTGGTCGCTGCTGACGACGGCGTCATGCCGCAGACCGTCGAAGCGATCAATCATGCCAAGGCGGCGAAGGTTCCGATGATCGTCGCCATCAACAAGATCGACAAGCCCGACGCCAGGCCGGAGCGCGTGCGCACCGAACTGCTGCAATACGAAGTGCAGGTCGAGTCGATGGGCGGCGACGTGGTCGACGTGGAGGTCTCCGCCAAGAACAAGACCAATCTCGACAAGCTGCTGGAAATGATTGCGCTGCAGGCCGAACTGCTCGACCTCAAGACCAACGTCTCGCGTCCCGCCGAAGGCACCGTGATCGAAGCCAAGCTCGATCGCGGCCGCGGTCCGGTGGCAACCGTGCTGGTTCAACGCGGCACGCTGAGGGTCGGTGACATCATCGTCGCCGGCGCCGAGATGGGCCGCGTTCGCGCGCTGATCAACGATCAGGGCGTGACCATCGACGACGCCGGACCGTCGGTTCCCGTGGAAGTGCTCGGCTTCAACGGGCCGCCGGAAGCCGGCGACCGTCTCGCAGTGGTGGAAAACGAAGCCCGCGCCCGCGAGGTGACCAGCTATCGCGCCCATCAGAAGCGCGAAAACGCCGCCGCCAGCATTTCCGGCATGCGCGGTTCGCTCGAGCAGATGATGTCGCAGCTCAAGACTTCGGGCCGCAAGGATTTCCCGCTGATCATCAAGGCCGACGTGCAGGGCTCGCTGGAAGCGATCCTCGGCTCGCTGGAAAAGCTCGGCACAGACGAGGTCGCCGCGCGGATCCTGCATGCGGGCGTCGGCGGCATCTCGGAATCCGACGTGACGCTGGCGGAGGGTTTCAACGCAGCCATCATCGGCTTCAACGTCCGCGCCCACAAGGAAGCCGCCGCCGCCGCCAAGCGCAACGGCATCGAAATCCGCTATTACAACATCATCTACGACCTCGTGGATGACGTGAAGAAGGCGATGTCGGGCCTGTTGGCACCCACGCTGCGCGAGACCATGCTGGGCAATGCCCTGATTCTGGAAGTGTTCAACATTTCCAAGGTCGGCAAGGTCGCAGGCTGTCGAGTGACCGACGGCACGGTGGAACGCGGCGCCAATGTCCGCCTGATTCGCGACAACGTGGTGGTGCACGAAGGCAAGCTGTCGACCTTGAAGCGCTTCAAAGATGAAGTGAAGGAAGTGGCGTCCGGCCAGGAATGCGGCATGGCGTTCGAGAATTACGGCGACATGCGTGCCGGCGACGTCATCGAATGTTATCGCGTGGAAACGATCCAGCGCTCGCTGTAA
- the rbfA gene encoding 30S ribosome-binding factor RbfA: MPRHHKKDSGPGGSQRQLRVGEIIRHAVADILSQGSVHDPELEGHIVTVPEVRMSPDLKLATVYVMPLGGRDTDVVLAALERNKKFLRGEVARRVNLKFAPDVRFRVDERFDEAERIEKLLRTPAVQRDLAPDSQDSEE, translated from the coding sequence ATGCCCCGCCACCACAAAAAGGACTCCGGCCCCGGCGGCTCGCAGCGCCAGTTGCGCGTCGGCGAGATTATCCGCCATGCGGTGGCCGACATTCTTTCGCAGGGCAGCGTGCATGACCCGGAACTCGAGGGTCATATCGTCACCGTGCCCGAGGTTCGGATGTCGCCGGACCTGAAGCTTGCGACGGTTTACGTGATGCCGCTCGGCGGGCGCGACACTGACGTCGTGCTGGCGGCGCTGGAGCGCAACAAGAAATTCCTGCGCGGCGAGGTGGCGCGGCGCGTTAACCTAAAATTTGCGCCTGATGTTCGCTTCCGGGTCGACGAGCGATTCGACGAAGCGGAACGAATAGAGAAATTATTGCGAACACCCGCGGTGCAAAGAGACCTCGCGCCGGATTCGCAGGATTCGGAAGAGTGA
- the pnp gene encoding polyribonucleotide nucleotidyltransferase, with translation MFNIHSVEIDWGGRPLRLETGKIARQADGAVLATYGETVVLATVVAAKAAREGVDFLPLTVDYIEKTYAAGRIPGGYFKREGRPTEKETLVSRLIDRPIRPLFVDGWRNETQVIVTVLSHDMENDPDILALVAASAALTISGAPFKGPIGAARVGFINDEYVLNPTLDEMVETQLDLVVAGTADAVLMVESEAKELNEDIMLGAVMFGHRHFQPVVNAIIELAEKAAKEPRDVKIVDESVLEKEILGLIEADLRAAYAIPVKQDRYAAVGKAKEKVMAHYFPEGQEPKYDKLRIAGVFKELEAKIVRWNILDTGKRIDGRDSKTVRNIIAEVGVLPRAHGSALFTRGETQAMVVTTLGTGEDEQYIDSLSGTYKEQFLLHYNFPPYSVGETGRMGGTKRREIGHGKLAWRAIHPVLPPHHEFPYTVRVVSEITESNGSSSMASVCGASLALMDAGVPLKRPTAGIAMGLILEGSRFAVLSDILGDEDHLGDMDFKVAGTDHGITSLQMDIKIAGITEEIMKVALGQAKEGRIHILGEMSKALTAARAELGEYAPRIETFKIATDKIREVIGTGGKVIREIVEKTGAKVNIDDDGTVKVASADGESIKAAIKWIKSIASDPELGQIYDGTVVKVMEFGAFVNFFGAKDGLVHISQLASARVQKTSDVVKEGDKVKVKLLGFDDRGKTRLSMKAVDQVTGEDLEAKQKTEAPREAAGE, from the coding sequence ATGTTCAATATTCATTCAGTCGAGATCGACTGGGGTGGCCGTCCCCTCAGGCTTGAAACCGGAAAAATCGCCCGTCAGGCCGACGGCGCCGTGCTCGCCACTTACGGCGAGACCGTCGTGCTCGCCACCGTCGTCGCCGCCAAGGCGGCGCGCGAAGGCGTCGACTTCCTGCCGCTGACCGTCGACTACATCGAAAAGACCTACGCCGCGGGCCGCATTCCCGGCGGCTACTTCAAGCGCGAAGGCCGGCCCACCGAGAAGGAGACGCTGGTTTCCCGTTTGATCGATCGTCCGATCCGCCCCTTGTTCGTCGACGGCTGGCGCAACGAGACCCAGGTCATCGTTACCGTGCTGTCGCACGACATGGAGAACGATCCCGACATTCTGGCGCTGGTGGCCGCGTCCGCGGCGCTGACGATTTCCGGCGCGCCCTTCAAGGGGCCTATCGGTGCCGCCCGCGTCGGCTTCATCAACGACGAATATGTGCTCAACCCGACGCTCGACGAAATGGTCGAAACCCAGCTCGACCTGGTCGTTGCCGGCACCGCCGACGCCGTGCTGATGGTGGAATCGGAAGCCAAGGAACTCAATGAAGACATCATGCTCGGTGCCGTGATGTTCGGTCACCGGCATTTCCAGCCGGTGGTCAACGCGATCATCGAACTGGCCGAGAAGGCCGCCAAGGAGCCGCGCGACGTCAAGATCGTCGACGAGAGCGTGCTCGAGAAGGAAATCCTCGGGCTGATCGAAGCCGACCTGCGCGCAGCTTACGCCATTCCAGTCAAGCAGGACCGCTACGCCGCGGTCGGCAAGGCCAAGGAAAAGGTGATGGCGCACTACTTCCCGGAAGGCCAGGAACCGAAATACGACAAGCTGCGTATTGCCGGCGTGTTCAAGGAGCTGGAAGCCAAGATCGTTCGCTGGAACATTCTCGATACCGGCAAGCGCATCGACGGCCGCGATTCGAAGACCGTCCGCAACATCATCGCCGAGGTCGGCGTGTTGCCCCGCGCCCACGGCTCGGCGCTGTTCACCCGCGGCGAAACCCAGGCGATGGTGGTGACCACGCTCGGTACCGGCGAGGACGAGCAGTACATCGACTCCTTGTCGGGCACCTACAAGGAGCAGTTCCTGCTGCACTACAACTTCCCTCCCTACTCGGTCGGTGAAACCGGACGCATGGGCGGCACCAAGCGGCGTGAAATCGGCCACGGCAAACTGGCCTGGCGCGCGATCCACCCGGTGCTGCCGCCGCATCACGAATTCCCCTACACGGTGCGCGTGGTTTCCGAGATCACCGAATCGAACGGATCGTCGTCGATGGCGTCGGTCTGCGGCGCCTCGCTGGCGCTGATGGATGCTGGCGTTCCCTTAAAGCGGCCGACGGCGGGCATCGCCATGGGCCTGATCCTGGAAGGTTCGCGCTTCGCGGTGCTGTCCGACATTCTCGGCGACGAGGATCATCTCGGCGACATGGACTTCAAGGTCGCCGGCACCGATCACGGCATCACCTCGCTGCAGATGGACATCAAGATCGCCGGCATCACCGAGGAGATCATGAAGGTCGCGCTCGGCCAGGCCAAGGAAGGGCGCATCCACATCCTCGGCGAAATGTCGAAGGCCCTGACCGCGGCACGCGCCGAACTCGGCGAATACGCGCCGCGCATCGAGACCTTCAAGATCGCGACCGACAAGATCCGTGAAGTGATCGGCACCGGCGGCAAGGTGATCCGCGAAATCGTCGAGAAGACCGGCGCCAAGGTCAACATCGACGACGACGGCACCGTGAAGGTCGCCTCCGCCGACGGCGAATCGATCAAGGCGGCGATCAAGTGGATCAAGTCGATCGCCTCCGATCCGGAGCTCGGCCAGATCTATGACGGCACCGTGGTCAAGGTGATGGAGTTCGGCGCGTTCGTGAACTTCTTCGGCGCCAAGGACGGCCTCGTCCACATCAGCCAGCTCGCGTCGGCTCGCGTGCAGAAGACCTCCGACGTCGTCAAGGAAGGCGACAAGGTCAAGGTCAAGCTGCTCGGCTTCGACGATCGCGGCAAGACACGTTTGTCGATGAAGGCGGTCGATCAGGTGACCGGCGAGGACCTCGAGGCCAAGCAGAAGACCGAAGCCCCGCGCGAAGCCGCCGGCGAGTGA
- a CDS encoding RNA-binding protein produces the protein MLAFADPDLDNGPRTDRSATMRMCAVTREVRPIDELIRFVVAPSGEVIPDLKRKLPGRGLWVSASRRAVAEAVRRNQFGKGFKRDVRVAPTLAADTESLLVRGAIEALAMAAKAGQVVSGFGKVEDALAQRQAQVQVRALIHASDGAADGIRKLDAVVRQKSGINDESKPFPVVSALTSEQLDLALGRSNVIHAALLAGPASKTFLSRSQTLVQYRMADDDKTAGNAAKNSPIQTVRTRTTQQD, from the coding sequence ATGCTTGCTTTCGCTGACCCCGATCTCGACAACGGACCGCGGACCGACAGGTCCGCGACGATGCGGATGTGCGCGGTCACGCGTGAGGTGCGGCCGATCGACGAGCTGATCCGGTTTGTGGTAGCGCCCTCGGGCGAGGTGATCCCGGATCTGAAGCGCAAGCTCCCGGGCCGGGGGCTGTGGGTTTCAGCCTCGCGTCGGGCGGTTGCAGAAGCCGTCCGGCGTAACCAGTTCGGTAAGGGCTTCAAGCGCGACGTCCGCGTCGCTCCGACCCTTGCCGCCGATACGGAAAGCCTGCTGGTGCGCGGCGCGATCGAGGCGCTCGCGATGGCCGCCAAGGCTGGCCAGGTCGTGTCCGGCTTCGGCAAGGTCGAGGATGCCCTCGCGCAGCGGCAGGCCCAGGTCCAGGTTCGGGCCCTGATCCATGCCTCGGACGGCGCGGCGGACGGAATCCGGAAATTGGACGCCGTAGTGCGGCAAAAGTCCGGGATTAACGATGAATCGAAGCCATTTCCGGTGGTCTCGGCGCTGACTTCGGAACAATTGGATTTGGCACTGGGCCGGTCAAATGTGATACATGCTGCGCTGCTCGCGGGCCCGGCGAGCAAGACGTTTCTGTCGCGCAGCCAGACCCTGGTCCAATACCGGATGGCGGACGACGACAAGACAGCCGGCAATGCGGCCAAGAATTCGCCGATACAGACTGTGCGGACACGCACGACGCAACAAGATTAG
- the katG gene encoding catalase/peroxidase HPI: MDAKTDDSAGKCPFTGGTRGHRNRDWWPEHLDIGVLHTNAPAADPMGEAFDYAKEFESLDLDAVVKDLHALMKDSQAWWPADFGHYGGLFIRMAWHSAGTYRITDGRGGAGAGQQRFAPLNSWPDNANLDKARRLLWPIKQKYGRKISWADLMVLTGNVALESMGFKTFGFAGGRADVWEPEELYWGPEGTWLGDERYSGERQLAEPLGAVQMGLIYVNPEGPNGNPDPIGAAKDIRETFFRMAMNDEETVALIAGGHTFGKTHGAGDPSLIGAEPEGAAIEDQGLGWKSKHGTGFGADAITGGPEVTWSQTPTQWSNYFFENLFKYEWELTKSPAGAKQWKAKGAEATIPDAYDKSKKHVPTMLTTDLALRFDPAYEKISRRFYEHPDQFADAFARAWFKLTHRDMGPIVRYRGKLVPKETLIWQDPIPAVDHPLIGEQDIAALKAKILASGLTVSQLVSTAWASASTFRGSDKRGGANGARIRLSPQKDWHVNNPPELAKVLSSLEAIRKESGKKVSLADLIVLGGSAAIEKAAKDAGLTVTVPFTPGRMDASQEQTDAASFAPLEPRADGFRNYISGKRQFMMPEEALVDRAQLMTLTAPEMTVLVGGLRVLGANAGNLKHGVFTKKPQTLTNDFFVNLLDMSTEWQPVGSDGEYEGRDRKTKAVKWTGTRVDLIFGAHSQLRAIAEVYGSADAKEKFAKDFVKAWTKVMNADRFDLA, translated from the coding sequence ATGGACGCAAAGACTGACGACAGCGCGGGCAAGTGCCCGTTCACCGGCGGCACCCGCGGACACAGGAACCGCGACTGGTGGCCAGAGCACCTCGATATCGGCGTGCTCCACACCAACGCGCCCGCCGCCGATCCGATGGGCGAAGCGTTCGACTATGCCAAGGAATTCGAAAGCCTCGACCTCGACGCCGTGGTCAAGGACCTGCACGCCTTGATGAAGGACTCGCAGGCGTGGTGGCCCGCTGACTTCGGGCACTATGGCGGACTGTTCATCCGCATGGCGTGGCATAGCGCCGGTACGTACCGCATCACCGACGGTCGCGGCGGCGCCGGCGCCGGTCAGCAGCGCTTCGCGCCGCTCAACAGCTGGCCGGACAACGCGAACCTCGACAAGGCGCGCCGCCTGCTGTGGCCTATCAAGCAGAAGTATGGCCGCAAGATTTCCTGGGCTGACCTGATGGTTCTCACCGGCAACGTCGCCCTCGAATCGATGGGCTTCAAGACGTTCGGCTTTGCCGGCGGCCGCGCCGATGTGTGGGAGCCTGAAGAGCTCTATTGGGGTCCCGAGGGCACGTGGCTGGGCGACGAACGCTACAGCGGCGAACGCCAGCTGGCCGAACCGCTCGGCGCGGTGCAGATGGGCCTGATCTACGTCAATCCAGAAGGCCCGAACGGCAATCCGGATCCGATCGGTGCAGCGAAGGACATCCGCGAAACGTTCTTCCGCATGGCGATGAACGACGAAGAGACCGTGGCGCTGATCGCCGGCGGTCATACTTTCGGCAAGACCCACGGTGCCGGCGATCCATCGCTGATCGGCGCCGAGCCGGAAGGCGCGGCCATCGAGGATCAGGGCCTCGGCTGGAAGAGCAAGCATGGCACCGGCTTCGGCGCCGACGCCATCACCGGCGGCCCGGAAGTGACATGGTCGCAGACCCCGACGCAATGGAGCAACTACTTCTTCGAGAACCTGTTCAAGTACGAATGGGAGCTGACGAAGAGCCCGGCCGGCGCCAAGCAGTGGAAGGCGAAAGGCGCCGAGGCCACGATCCCCGACGCATATGACAAGTCGAAGAAGCATGTCCCGACCATGCTGACCACGGACCTCGCGCTGCGCTTCGACCCGGCCTACGAGAAGATCTCGCGGCGCTTCTACGAGCATCCGGACCAGTTCGCGGACGCTTTTGCCCGCGCCTGGTTCAAGCTCACGCACCGCGACATGGGGCCGATCGTGCGGTATCGCGGCAAGCTCGTGCCGAAGGAAACGCTCATCTGGCAGGACCCGATCCCCGCGGTGGATCATCCGCTGATCGGGGAGCAGGACATCGCGGCATTGAAGGCGAAAATCCTCGCATCCGGCCTGACTGTTTCACAGCTGGTCTCGACCGCCTGGGCATCGGCCTCGACGTTCCGCGGCTCCGACAAACGCGGCGGCGCCAACGGTGCACGCATCCGCCTGAGCCCGCAGAAGGATTGGCACGTGAACAATCCGCCCGAGCTGGCGAAGGTCCTCTCGAGCCTCGAAGCGATCCGGAAGGAGTCTGGCAAGAAAGTGTCCCTCGCCGATCTGATCGTTCTCGGCGGCAGCGCCGCCATCGAGAAGGCGGCGAAGGACGCCGGTCTGACCGTGACGGTCCCGTTCACGCCTGGCCGCATGGACGCGTCGCAGGAGCAGACCGACGCCGCCTCCTTCGCACCGCTCGAACCACGCGCTGACGGCTTCCGCAACTATATCAGCGGCAAGCGGCAGTTCATGATGCCGGAGGAAGCCCTGGTGGATCGGGCGCAACTGATGACGCTGACGGCTCCAGAAATGACGGTGCTCGTCGGCGGCCTGCGCGTGCTCGGCGCCAATGCCGGCAATTTGAAGCACGGCGTCTTCACCAAGAAGCCGCAGACGCTGACCAACGACTTCTTCGTCAACCTCCTCGACATGAGCACGGAGTGGCAGCCGGTCGGCTCCGACGGCGAGTACGAGGGCCGCGACCGCAAGACAAAGGCGGTGAAGTGGACCGGCACACGCGTCGACCTGATCTTCGGGGCGCATTCCCAGCTCCGCGCCATCGCGGAAGTCTATGGAAGCGCGGACGCCAAGGAGAAGTTTGCGAAAGACTTCGTCAAGGCGTGGACCAAGGTGATGAACGCTGATCGCTTCGATCTTGCCTGA
- the truB gene encoding tRNA pseudouridine(55) synthase TruB produces the protein MTVTSTNSLIEPRIGDSDGAEKNNFSEARGGRPNNDPRDQGQRGGKQPRPNNQPRRDKRDVHGWVVLDKPIGMTSTHAVAVVKRLFQAKRAGHAGTLDPLASGGLPIALGEATKTVPFVMDGRKRYRFTVCWGEERDTDDTEGRVVKTSELRPSADSIRDLLPQFTGMIEQTPPQYSAIKIQGERAYDLARDGETVDLKPRPVEIHHLTLVEQPDDSHSVFEAECGKGTYVRALARDIGRILGCYGHICALRRTLVGPFGESDMIPLEQLEALCDRAASGEGSLADALLPVETALDDIPALAVTRADAARLHRGQAVLLRGRDAPNCSGTVYVTVAGRLLALAEIGNGELIPKRVFNLTGLTASSGRNESV, from the coding sequence ATGACCGTGACCTCCACAAACAGCCTGATCGAGCCGCGAATCGGTGATTCGGACGGCGCTGAAAAAAATAATTTTTCGGAAGCACGTGGCGGCCGCCCGAACAATGACCCGCGCGATCAGGGTCAGCGCGGCGGCAAGCAACCGCGTCCGAACAACCAGCCGCGCCGCGACAAGCGCGACGTCCACGGCTGGGTCGTGCTCGACAAGCCGATCGGCATGACCTCGACGCACGCCGTCGCGGTGGTGAAGCGGCTGTTCCAGGCCAAGCGCGCCGGCCATGCAGGCACGCTCGATCCGCTCGCCTCCGGAGGCTTGCCGATCGCGCTCGGCGAGGCCACGAAAACCGTCCCCTTCGTGATGGACGGCCGCAAGCGCTATCGCTTCACGGTGTGCTGGGGCGAGGAACGCGATACCGACGATACCGAAGGCCGGGTCGTCAAGACCAGCGAACTCAGACCGTCGGCCGATTCGATCCGGGACCTGCTGCCGCAGTTTACCGGCATGATCGAGCAGACCCCGCCGCAATACTCCGCCATCAAGATCCAGGGCGAGCGCGCCTATGATCTGGCGCGCGACGGCGAGACCGTCGACCTGAAGCCAAGGCCGGTCGAGATTCACCATTTAACCCTTGTAGAACAACCAGATGACAGCCATTCGGTGTTCGAGGCCGAGTGCGGCAAGGGAACCTATGTCCGGGCCCTGGCCCGTGATATCGGCCGGATTCTCGGCTGCTACGGCCATATCTGCGCGCTGCGGCGGACCCTGGTCGGCCCATTCGGCGAATCGGACATGATTCCGCTGGAACAGTTGGAGGCTTTGTGCGATAGAGCCGCGTCTGGCGAGGGCAGCCTCGCCGACGCGCTTTTGCCCGTTGAGACCGCGCTGGACGACATCCCGGCACTGGCCGTCACACGGGCTGATGCGGCAAGGCTCCATCGGGGTCAGGCCGTTTTGTTGCGCGGACGGGATGCGCCCAATTGTAGCGGCACAGTCTATGTCACGGTGGCAGGCCGGCTTCTGGCCCTCGCCGAAATTGGCAATGGCGAACTCATCCCCAAGCGCGTGTTCAACCTGACCGGACTGACTGCCAGTTCCGGTCGCAACGAAAGTGTTTGA